TCCTGACATTATCCATACCCACATCCTCCTCCAAGCATTGCGTTTGGACAAAGCGAAATACATCTCGATGGTCTTGCTTCGCGAACCGGGCATCGCTTTCCATCTCCGCCGTTCTACCCATGCTCCCGGGAGCATCGCGCTGACGAAAAGCATGGAAATCCAACGGAAGACGATTGATTATCCTTAGAATTCCATGCAATATGCAAGAAATGGATCCTTACGCAACTTCAGAAATGATTGCAATCTCATCGTGCTGTATATCATAATAGAACAAGACGAACCGCCCATCCTTATCTCTCGCCAAGCAAATGCTCGGACAGCTGGACTCCATCTCGATTTTCCCGACTTCAAGAATGATCGGCGACCCCAGTTCACCGAGCGCGTCGATGTTGGAATCGAAATTCCCATCGAAAGCATTCGGGAAGAAAAACATCCCGGAATAGCCTTCGAAAACATCAATGCTGACCCCGCTGTTGAGTGCAACGTATTCATCCAATTCGCTCTGAATGATCGCAAATTCAGGGATGCTGGTTTCTCTGACGATCATCTCATGATCCCGGTCGACCGGATAGAACATTTCATAGTACCGACCATCCTCTTCACTACGGATCAGATACACTACCACAATGTCTTTTCCCGTTGAAGGGTAATCGTTTTTGATACAAAATGAATTCAACATTTCATGGGCCTGGTCGATATATAAACTTGTCGAGGCGATTTCAACGCTATGACCCATTTCTTCAAACAAATCGATGGGAGGGGTGTCGCGGACATTCTCGCAACCCAATAATCCGAGCGATACGAGAACAACGAAAAACAAGGTTAATGGGTTTTTGCTCATGGTGATCCTCGATTCATATACGCTTTGCGGTGGTTCAGGCATTTCGTTTTGCATAGATCTGCGAATTGTTGCTTGGAATGGGCGAGGCATCTACTCCCAATGCATCATGTATCCAGACCACTCAATAAAAATCCACACCAATCCGCAATCCAGTCATACCTCTTTTTCCATGATGAGTGAATATTCGTGGTTCTCTATCGGAACATACCCTAGTGATTCATATAAATTCCTCGCGTAATTGCTTTTTAGAACATGGAGAAGAATTTTGTCATATTGTAGAGAATTCACGATTTCTTCTAGCTGTATCATCGCCGTTCTGCCAATGCCTTTTGAACGGTACTCACTCCTGACATAGATATCAAACAAGAAAATCGATGAGTCATCAAGGTGTGGCAGTTTTCCTATCCAGAGAAATCCAATATTAGGTTGATTCAGTGTATCTATGACATAAAAATGGTGTCGTTCAGTGTGTGGTCCGTTTGGCAAAAGAAGCGGAAGCATCTTGTTTAGTTTCTCCATTTCTTCTGACATTGTTTTGCCACTTGCGCTAGATTGATCTTTTGCTTGATGGTTGGTGGAAATAACAATCCATTCATTGTATTCTTCTTCTGTAATAGGCCTTAGCGTTATGTCCATCGTGATCTCCTTCTATCTTCTCTCTTCTTCATCGATTCAGAAGAACCGTTCCCATTTTCTCACAACACTTGTGACAATACCCGATTACTCAAAATCATATCCTACCTATACATTTGGTATCGCAGACCACTCACTGATTTCCATACCAATCCA
This portion of the Candidatus Izemoplasmatales bacterium genome encodes:
- a CDS encoding GNAT family N-acetyltransferase — encoded protein: MDITLRPITEEEYNEWIVISTNHQAKDQSSASGKTMSEEMEKLNKMLPLLLPNGPHTERHHFYVIDTLNQPNIGFLWIGKLPHLDDSSIFLFDIYVRSEYRSKGIGRTAMIQLEEIVNSLQYDKILLHVLKSNYARNLYESLGYVPIENHEYSLIMEKEV